The Pseudomonas cucumis sequence TGGTCGTAAATCCCGGCAGGTTCTCTGCGGGTCACTGTAATCAAGGGGTGAGCGTTGATTGCTCGAGGACAACGGAGGTGATTCCGGACAGATTTGAGCGAGCGCCGTCGACGACCTCGCAACTGTTCAATTGCTGATGTGCTGGATATAGTCGCCACGCTCATTTGAATCGCAACCGGCCCAGGAAAGACCTTCGCATGCCCAAGCTCGTTCGCGCCGCCGTCTTGACCAACTACCTGGAGGTCACCCAGTACCTGGGATTCAACCCGCGTGATGTGCTGGCCGGTGTCGGCCTGAGCAAAGCCCTTCTGCAAGCACCCGAACACCGCATTCCCATTGATGCCGCCGTACGCCTGCTGGAAGATTCGGCCGCCGCCAGTGGCTGCCAGAGCTTCGGTCTGAGCATGGCCGAGTCGCGTCAGCTCTCGGACTTCGGTGTGGTCAGCCTGCTGCTCAGCCACCAGCGAACGCTGCGTGATGCGTTGCAAGTGTTGGTGCATTACCGTCATCTGATGAACGACTCGCTGGCCCTCTTCATCGAAGAGGCTGGCAAGATGGTGATCATTCGCGAGGAGGTGGTTACTGAATCGCCGATGCCCTGCCGACAAGCCAATGAACTGGCCATCGGGGTGATGTTCCGCCTGTGCGCCGCCCTGCTCGGCACCCACTGGCACCCTTACAGCGTCAACTTCACGCACCAGCCTCCCGACAACCTGCAACTGCATCGCCGCCTGTTTGGTTGCAAGCTGGAATTCGGCAGCGAGTTCAACGGCATTGTCTGCTCCGACGCCAGCCTCGACGTGACCAACCCCAATGCCGACCCGGCCATGGCGCGCTACGCCCAGAGTTACCTCGACTCGCTGCTGAATCATGAGGGCCCATCGATGCTGTTCGAGGTGCGCAAAGCCATCTACCTGCTGCTGCCGATGGGGCGCGCCACCATCGAGCAGATCGCCCAGACCCAAGGCATGAACGTACGCACCCTGCAACGTCGCCTGAAAGACGACGGCTGCGCCTTCAACGACCTGATCAACGACGTGCGTCGCGACTTGGTGTTGCGCTACCTGGAAAACCCGAATTATTCGTTGGGGCGCATTGCCGACATGCTCGGCTACTCCATGGCGAGTTCCTTCACACGCTGGTTCATCACCCAGTTCGGCATGCCGCCCGCCGCATGGCGCAGCGCGCAAAAGCACACCGCCAAGGCACCGCCGGACCTGACCACCCTGCCCGGCTCCAGCGAACCCTGAACCGGACGCAACAGACGCAGGGCATGCAAAAAAAAGCGGCGACTGCTGGTACAGTCGCCGCAAAAGAACCGGTGTCTGTGACACCGGCGAGGAGTCCTGTGGCGAGGGAGCAAGCTCCCTCGCCACAGGTTTGTATGCCTACATTCCCCAGCGCAGCAACAGCAACACCAGCACGACAAGGAACACCGTCTCCCCCACCATCAGCAGGATCGGCTTGATGCCCACCGCCGCCAACTCCTTGAGCTGGGTCTTCATGCCCAGGGCACTGATGGAAACCACCAGGCACCAGCGCGACAATTCATTGACCGAACCCTGCACCACCGGGGCTATCCAACCGGTGCTGTTGATACAGGCCAGAATCAGAAACCCGACCGCAAACCATGGCAGCAGCGGCGGTCGTTTGCCAGCTGGGTCGGCGCCCTGCATGCGGGTAATCATCGCGGCGCAGACGATCACCGGCAGCAACATGGCAACGCGCATCAGCTTGATCACCGTGGCCGTATCGCCGGTCTCGGTCGACATGCTGTAACCGGCGCCGACCACCTGGGCGACATCATGGATGGTCGCCCCCAAGAACACGCCCGCCACTTGTGGCGACAACGATAGCCAGTTGGCAATCATCGGGTACACGATCATCGCCAGGGTCGACAGCGCGGACACCCCGATCACCGTGAATAATGTCGCGCGTTCTTTCTGCGGATGGTTGGGCAATGCCGCCGCCAGCGCCAACGCCGCCGATGCACCACAAATCGCGGTGGCCCCACCGGTGAGCATGCCGAACAAACGCTGGAATCCCAGGGCCTTTGCCGCGATCACCGAGACGCCAATCGTCACCACCACCACAATCACTACCAGCGCTACAGGCTTCCAGCCCAGCGCGGCAATCTGTTCGAGCGTGATGCGCATGCCCAGCAACGCCACGCCAATGCGCAACACCGTGCGGGCCGTGAATTCGATGCCGGCCTTGCAGGCGCCGTCATCGGCCAGGAAGTTCAGCGCCATGCCCAACAACAAGGCAAACAGCATCACCGGCGCGCCGTAATGCTCGGACAAAAAGGACGCGGCCGCCGCCACGATCAGGCTGACGACAAAACCCGGCGCCAGTTCGCGCGTTCGGCTATGGATACGGGTAAGCGCGATAGCGCTCATGGCACGGACTCCTCGGGAACGATAACGATGAATGCCTGGCCGTCGATGATCTCGACCGGGTAGTTGGCGACTTTGAGCTGGGTTGAATTGAGCAAGTAACCGCTGCGCAGATCGAAGCGCAGGCCG is a genomic window containing:
- a CDS encoding AraC family transcriptional regulator; translated protein: MPKLVRAAVLTNYLEVTQYLGFNPRDVLAGVGLSKALLQAPEHRIPIDAAVRLLEDSAAASGCQSFGLSMAESRQLSDFGVVSLLLSHQRTLRDALQVLVHYRHLMNDSLALFIEEAGKMVIIREEVVTESPMPCRQANELAIGVMFRLCAALLGTHWHPYSVNFTHQPPDNLQLHRRLFGCKLEFGSEFNGIVCSDASLDVTNPNADPAMARYAQSYLDSLLNHEGPSMLFEVRKAIYLLLPMGRATIEQIAQTQGMNVRTLQRRLKDDGCAFNDLINDVRRDLVLRYLENPNYSLGRIADMLGYSMASSFTRWFITQFGMPPAAWRSAQKHTAKAPPDLTTLPGSSEP
- a CDS encoding YeiH family protein, with the translated sequence MSAIALTRIHSRTRELAPGFVVSLIVAAAASFLSEHYGAPVMLFALLLGMALNFLADDGACKAGIEFTARTVLRIGVALLGMRITLEQIAALGWKPVALVVIVVVVTIGVSVIAAKALGFQRLFGMLTGGATAICGASAALALAAALPNHPQKERATLFTVIGVSALSTLAMIVYPMIANWLSLSPQVAGVFLGATIHDVAQVVGAGYSMSTETGDTATVIKLMRVAMLLPVIVCAAMITRMQGADPAGKRPPLLPWFAVGFLILACINSTGWIAPVVQGSVNELSRWCLVVSISALGMKTQLKELAAVGIKPILLMVGETVFLVVLVLLLLRWGM